The sequence below is a genomic window from Thermodesulfovibrionales bacterium.
CGCAGCGGTGCAACTCGCGCGTGCCGCGGGGTTGCACGTCATCGGGACAAGCGGCACGGAGAGGGGACGGGATCTCGTGATTGAGCAAGGCGCCCATCATGTCTTTGACCATAACAGCCCCGGCCACCTGGAAGATATCCGCAGCCTTACCAATGGCCGGGGAGTCGATGTCATCATCGAAATGCTCGCAAACGTCAACCTCGGCAAAGACCTCGGCATCCTTGCAGGAAATGGACGTGTTGTGGTCGTCGGCAGTCGGGGTACCGTGGCGATCGACCCCCGCGATGCGATGAGACGCGAGGCAGCGATTCTCGGCATGGTGCTCATGAACGCCCCGGAGTGCGACGTTCTCAGCATCCATGCCGCACTGGGAGCCGGCCTCGAAAACGGTACCCTGAGACCGGTCATCGGGCGTGAATTGCCCCTGGCGGATGCCGCCCGCGCTCATCACGAAATCATCGAAACAACCGCATACGGGAAGATCGTGCTCATACCCTGATGGGAAGATGCAGCGACGACGGCATCTGTGCGACATCTTTCCTCAACAGACGGGTTACCTGTAGAATAAGATTGTGCTTAAGATCGGCGATATAACCGTGGATTCTGGCTGCATCCTTGCTCCCATGGCAGGGATAAGTGATCTTCCCTTCCGCATGATCAACCGCTCTTTCGGTTGTGAATTCGCCTTTGCAGAAATGATCAGCGCACGTTCCCTCGTCTACCGCAGCGAAAAGACGATGGCGATGCTCTCGTCGACTCCAGCCGACAAGCCGCTCGGTGTGCAGTTGCTCGGAGATGACCCCG
It includes:
- a CDS encoding NADPH:quinone reductase, producing the protein GTISGSYAEKALCRETQVHPLPKQLSFAQGAAVNVPYGAAYRALFHRALAIPREVVLVHGASGGVGIAAVQLARAAGLHVIGTSGTERGRDLVIEQGAHHVFDHNSPGHLEDIRSLTNGRGVDVIIEMLANVNLGKDLGILAGNGRVVVVGSRGTVAIDPRDAMRREAAILGMVLMNAPECDVLSIHAALGAGLENGTLRPVIGRELPLADAARAHHEIIETTAYGKIVLIP